Proteins encoded by one window of Cannabis sativa cultivar Pink pepper isolate KNU-18-1 chromosome 4, ASM2916894v1, whole genome shotgun sequence:
- the LOC115712417 gene encoding uncharacterized protein LOC115712417, protein MSGVSMAMAPRSEPDQTATTATESHKRRLNEELEQPVTGGVMGSLRIIELQLVAFIMVFSVSGLVPLVELVFPALASAYLLALSRLAFPTHTGHVTTTSEELFHGSKMFRVYVIMGTLIGLFLPLGYVLGGFARGDDHAVRSATPHLFLLSFQILTENIISGLSLFSPPVRALVPLLYTVRRIFVILDWTKDVWIHKSLPANAPFKDVGWFWFGRSLAVVNLGYFAINLFVFLIPRFLPRAFERYFSERDEVHAKIAQDKRFAAFNRTQPYLDRKNI, encoded by the exons ATGTCCGGAGTGTCTATGGCGATGGCACCACGGTCGGAGCCAGACCAAACGGCGACCACAGCCACAGAATCCCACAAGAGGAGGCTCAATGAGGAACTGGAACAGCCGGTAACAGGTGGCGTAATGGGTTCACTGCGCATCATAGAGCTTCAACTCGTGGCCTTCATTATGGTGTTTTCAGTAAGTGGCCTGGTGCCACTGGTGGAGTTGGTGTTCCCAGCTTTGGCAAGCGCTTACCTCTTGGCACTGTCCAGGCTAGCGTTCCCCACGCACACTGGTCACGTGACAACAACCTCAGAAGAGCTGTTCCACGGTAGCAAAATGTTCAGAGTGTACGTGATCATGGGAACACTCATTGGGCTGTTCTTGCCTTTGGGTTACGTGTTGGGAGGTTTCGCTAGAGGGGATGACCACGCCGTACGCTCCGCCACGCCGCACTTGTTCTTGTTGTCGTTTCAGATTTTGACAGAGAACATAATAAGTGGACTGTCTTTGTTTTCTCCGCCGGTTCGAGCTTTGGTTCCGCTGCTTTATACGGTTCGGAGGATCTTTGTCATTCTTGACTGGACTAAAGATGTTTGGATCCACAAAAGCTTACCTGCAAATGCTCCTTTCAAG GATGTGGGCTGGTTCTGGTTTGGGAGAAGCTTAGCAGTGGTGAATTTGGGGTACTTTGCCATAAATCTGTTTGTCTTTCTAATTCCAAGATTTCTGCCCAGGGCCTTTGAAAGGTATTTCAGTGAAAGAGATGAAGTTCATGCCAAGATAGCACAGGATAAACGCTTTGCAGCCTTTAATAGAACTCAACCATATCTGGAtaggaaaaatatataa
- the LOC115711928 gene encoding uncharacterized protein LOC115711928 has product MKIKNKGKVYPSPNSSSSSSNDTEILSVLKLLPAAILALASVLSLEDKEVLAYMITRSMKTSSSSSSSSSLVTKESKKKSSKKGSGNNNNNNNNNNNSNNIGHKPPMFDCDCFDCYTSYWFRWDSSPNRELIHQVIEAFEDHLSHGEKSKNNNNNNNNSGRGKRRDKLGRRDHHQLVQSPLVLPDVPPPQPTLLPVPEENSHGSQSPLCVVVDAPVTKNEKFEDESQNGAVKGEQQLTEVSDDVAVSVRTMTTANDHKGLARKVLPDVLGLLNSRLWSLWSPNA; this is encoded by the coding sequence ATGAAGATAAAGAACAAGGGTAAAGTTTACCCATCTCCAAactcatcatcttcttcatcaaatGACACAGAAATTCTCTCTGTTTTGAAGCTTCTTCCAGCTGCCATTCTAGCTTTGGCTTCAGTTCTCTCTCTCGAAGACAAAGAAGTCTTAGCTTATATGATTACCAGGTCCATGAAAACCtcctcttcttcatcttcatcttcttcattgGTGACCAAAGAATCAAAGAAGAAATCCTCAAAGAAAGGTTCtggcaataataataataataataataataataataatagtaataatattgGGCATAAGCCTCCTATGTTCGATTGCGACTGCTTTGACTGCTATACCAGCTACTGGTTCAGGTGGGACTCCTCCCCTAACCGCGAACTCATTCACCAAGTCATTGAGGCCTTTGAAGACCACCTCTCTCACGGTGAAAAGtccaagaacaacaacaacaacaacaacaacagcggCCGAGGCAAACGCCGGGACAAGCTCGGCCGCCGCGATCATCACCAGCTGGTCCAGAGCCCTCTAGTACTCCCTGATGTTCCGCCGCCGCAACCAACGTTGCTTCCGGTGCCGGAGGAGAATAGTCATGGGAGTCAAAGTCCATTATGTGTTGTTGTCGATGCTCCAGTAACGAAGAACGAAAAGTTTGAAGATGAAAGCCAAAACGGCGCCGTCAAAGGTGAACAGCAGCTCACGGAAGTGAGCGATGACGTGGCGGTATCTGTACGGACAATGACGACGGCGAATGACCACAAGGGTTTGGCTAGAAAAGTATTGCCGGACGTATTGGGGTTATTGAATTCTCGTTTGTGGAGCCTTTGGAGTCCGAATGCTTAA